The Meiothermus sp. CFH 77666 region TCCCAGGGCTCGAGGGGTTCATGGAACACCTACCCAGTATGCCAGCTTTGCAGCGACCGGACGGGCAGGCCAGAGTTCCGGGCCCGCCGGATGGCCTCGAGGCTCCACTTAGCCCCCTCGGCGGTGGTGATGAAGGGCTTGCCGGTCTCCACCGCCCGGCGCAGCTCGGGGTGGGGGAAGAGGGCAATCAGCAGGTCGTAGTCGCCTTCGGAGGCTTCGAAACCGGCGGCTTCCCAGTCGGCTTTCAGGCTGTCGGCACCGATGAAGCGCACCTTGCCCGAGAGCGGTAGCCGCTGGCCCACTCCCAGCTCGGCCCGGTAGTAGGCCAGGTAGGGGTCGGCGTCGATGCCCATGCTCTCGCCGGTGGAGCGCATCTCCGGCCCCAGCACCGGAATCACCCCCGGGAACTTGAGCCAGGGGATGAGCACCTCCTTGACCGAGTAGAAGGCTGGGGTGGGATCCTGGGTGAAGCCCAGCTCGTCCAGGGTTTTGCCCACCGCAATCAGGGCGGCGTACTTGGCGAGCGGGTGGCCGATGGCCTTGGACACGAACGGCACCGTGCGGGAGGCGCGGGGGTTGGCCTCGAGGATGTAAACCACGCCGTCCTTGAGCGCGTACTGCACGTTGATCAGGCCCTTGACCCCCACCGCTAGGGCCAGCCTGCGGGTGTAGTCCTTAACAGTGGCCAGCTGCTCGGGCGAGAGCGAGATGGGGGGCAGGATGGTGGCCGAGTCGCCGGAGTGCACCCCGGCCCGCTCGATGTGCTCCATGATGCCCGCCACCACCACCCGCTGTCCGTCGCAGAGGGCATCCACGTCGAGCTCGAGGGCGTTCTCCAGGTACTGATCCAGGAGAATCGAGGGGCGCTCGGCCAGGGCGGCATAGATGCCGTTCAGATACCAGCGCAGCTCCTCGGCGTTGTGCACGACCTGCATGGCCCGCCCCCCCAGCACGTAGCTGGGCCGGGCCATCAGGGGGTAGCCGAGGGTCTCGGCCAGTTGCAGGGCTTCCTCGGGGGTGCGGGCGACGGCCCCTTTGGGCTGGGGAATGCCCAGTTCGGTACAGAGCCGGTTGAACTCGGCGCGGTCTTCGGCCCTATGGATGGCCTCCCAGGGGGTGCCCAGCAGGGTTACCCCGGCCTCGGCGAGCTTTCTGGCCAGCTTCAGGGGGGTCTGGCCGCCCAGGGTGGCAATCGCACCCAGGGGCTTTTCGTGCTCGGTCAGGTTGAGCACGTCTTCCAGCGTCAGTGGCTCGAAGTAGAGTCGGTCGGCGGTGTCGTAGTCGGTGCTCACGGTCTCGGGGTTGGAGTTGACCATGATGGTTTCAAAACCGGCCTCGCGCAGGGCCCAGACCGCGTGCACGGTGGCGTAGTCGAACTCCACTCCCTGCCCGATGCGGATGGGGCCGCTGCCCAGGATCACCACCTTGGGCTTGTTGGTAGGGCGCACCTCGTCCTCCAGCTCATAGGCGCTGTAGTGGTAGGGGGTGTAGGCCTCGAACTCGGCAGCGCAGGTGTCCACTGTTTTGTAAACCGGCCTGGAGCCTGCGGCCAGGCGCTGTTTGCGGGCTGCCGCTTCGGAGACCCCCACCAGCTCGCCCACCCGCGCGTCGGACAGGCCCAGGCTCTTCACGTAGCGCCAGTCCTCGGCGTCCCCCAGGCGCTGGCTCTCGGTCTCGAGGTCGTGCTCGGCCTCCACCACCTCCTTGAGCTGGGTCAGGAACCAGGGTTCAATTCTGGTGCGCTCATAGAGGCGGTCTACCTGTTCGCCCCGCCGCAGCAGTTCCAGCACTGCATAAATTCGCGTAGGGCTGGGGTAGAGCCGGGCCCACAGCTCCTCGGTGGTGTAGGTGGAGAACTCTGCCCGCACGTCGGCCTCGAGGCTCCGCAGGGCCTTGCCAAAGGACTCCTTGAAGGTTCGGCCAATGGCCATTACCTCGCCCACGCTCTTCATCTGGGTGCCGAGTCGGTCGGAGAAGCCCTGTGGCTGGGTGTTGGGCAGGGTGCTGAACTTCTCGAAGGCAAAGCGGGGAATTTTGGTCACCACGTAGTCAATGGTGGGCTCGAAGGAGGCCGGGGTCTTTTGGGTGATGTCGTTGGGGATCTCGTCCAGGGTGTAGCCCACCGCCAGCAGAGCGGCAATCTTGGCGATGGGAAAGCCCGTGGCCTTGGAGGCCAGGGCCGAGGAGCGCGAGACCCGGGGGTTCATCTCGATCACGATCATCCGCCCGGTCTTGGGGTCTATGGCGAACTGGATGTTGGAGCCGCCGGTCTCCACGCCGATCTCGCGGATGATGGCAATGGCCGCATCGCGCATCTTCTGGTACTCCACATCGGAGAGGGTCTGCGCGGGGGCTACCGTGATGGAGTCGCCGGTGTGGACGCCCATGGGGTCTACGTTCTCGATGGAGGTGATGATCACCACGGTGTCGTTCTTGTCGCGCATGACCTCGAGCTCGTACTCCTTCCAGCCCACAATGGACTCTTCCACGAGTGCGGAGTGGGTGGGGGAGAGCGAGAGCCCACGGGTGAGAATCTCGATGAACTCTGCTTCGTTTTCGGCAATCCCGCCGCCGGTGCCCCCCAGGGTAAAGCTGGGCCGCACCACCACCGGGTAGCCGGTCACCTCGCGGGCAAAGGCCAGCCCCTCTTCCAGGCTGTGCACCATCTTGCCCCGGGGTACGTCCACCCCGATTTTCAGCATGGCTTTCTGGAATTCTTCGCGGTCTTCGCCCTTCTTGATGGCGGCGGCATTGGCCCCGATCAGCTCCACCCCGTATTTTTCTAAAATCCCCTGCTCAAAAAGGGCCATCGAGAGGTTGAGCGCGGTCTGTCCCCCCAGGGTCGGGAGCAGGGCGTCCGGGCGCTCCTGGGCGATGATTTTTTCCAGGAACTCCACTGTGAGGGGCTCGAGGTACGTCCCCTCCGAGAGCTCGGGGTCGGTCATGATGGTAGCGGGGTTGGAGTTGACCAGCACCACCTCGTAGCCCACGCTACGCAGGGCCTTGACGGCCTGGGTGCCGGAGTAGTCGAATTCGGCGGCCTGGCCGATGGTGATGGGGCCAGAGCCGATGATGAGTATTTTTTTGAGATCGGTGCGGGCGGGCATACCAAGGGGAGAGAATATCATTTATCCTGCCTTCTGGCTACGGGGCTTTGCATACTGATTCAGATTTTTGGCATAAACTATCAACCCCTAGAAGAAGCCCCCAGTTGCGGGTCATTCCTCCAAAAATGCCCCCCTCCAGATGCTCGTCTCAAACACGCTCCTTCAGGGCAATCGCCCCTAACGGATGCCTTAT contains the following coding sequences:
- the carB gene encoding carbamoyl-phosphate synthase large subunit, coding for MPARTDLKKILIIGSGPITIGQAAEFDYSGTQAVKALRSVGYEVVLVNSNPATIMTDPELSEGTYLEPLTVEFLEKIIAQERPDALLPTLGGQTALNLSMALFEQGILEKYGVELIGANAAAIKKGEDREEFQKAMLKIGVDVPRGKMVHSLEEGLAFAREVTGYPVVVRPSFTLGGTGGGIAENEAEFIEILTRGLSLSPTHSALVEESIVGWKEYELEVMRDKNDTVVIITSIENVDPMGVHTGDSITVAPAQTLSDVEYQKMRDAAIAIIREIGVETGGSNIQFAIDPKTGRMIVIEMNPRVSRSSALASKATGFPIAKIAALLAVGYTLDEIPNDITQKTPASFEPTIDYVVTKIPRFAFEKFSTLPNTQPQGFSDRLGTQMKSVGEVMAIGRTFKESFGKALRSLEADVRAEFSTYTTEELWARLYPSPTRIYAVLELLRRGEQVDRLYERTRIEPWFLTQLKEVVEAEHDLETESQRLGDAEDWRYVKSLGLSDARVGELVGVSEAAARKQRLAAGSRPVYKTVDTCAAEFEAYTPYHYSAYELEDEVRPTNKPKVVILGSGPIRIGQGVEFDYATVHAVWALREAGFETIMVNSNPETVSTDYDTADRLYFEPLTLEDVLNLTEHEKPLGAIATLGGQTPLKLARKLAEAGVTLLGTPWEAIHRAEDRAEFNRLCTELGIPQPKGAVARTPEEALQLAETLGYPLMARPSYVLGGRAMQVVHNAEELRWYLNGIYAALAERPSILLDQYLENALELDVDALCDGQRVVVAGIMEHIERAGVHSGDSATILPPISLSPEQLATVKDYTRRLALAVGVKGLINVQYALKDGVVYILEANPRASRTVPFVSKAIGHPLAKYAALIAVGKTLDELGFTQDPTPAFYSVKEVLIPWLKFPGVIPVLGPEMRSTGESMGIDADPYLAYYRAELGVGQRLPLSGKVRFIGADSLKADWEAAGFEASEGDYDLLIALFPHPELRRAVETGKPFITTAEGAKWSLEAIRRARNSGLPVRSLQSWHTG